One region of Olleya sp. Hel_I_94 genomic DNA includes:
- a CDS encoding DUF2256 domain-containing protein translates to MPKNIKKQNLPTKTCPTCQLPFTWRKKWEKSWNDVKYCSEKCRRNKTKTA, encoded by the coding sequence ATGCCTAAAAATATAAAAAAACAAAACCTTCCAACCAAAACATGCCCAACCTGCCAATTACCTTTTACTTGGCGTAAAAAATGGGAAAAGAGTTGGAATGACGTAAAATATTGTAGTGAAAAATGCAGACGAAACAAAACAAAAACAGCTTAG